Sequence from the Nilaparvata lugens isolate BPH chromosome 10, ASM1435652v1, whole genome shotgun sequence genome:
acacacacacacacacacacacacacacacacacacacacactgtctTTCCCCTTTGGACTTACAGCGCATCGCAGCTACTGTCAAAGATCTGTTAACAACCGAAATAGCTAAACTTATTCAAACTGAACTTGCTCCTGTTAGGAAAGAAATATCCGAATTAATAGTGTCCGTGGACTTTCTGTCTAATGAATTTGATAGTTTCAAGAAGGATTTAACATCTCAGAAGAGTGAAATAGAATCTCTCAAACGTGAAATCGCTGAGGTAAAAAGTGAAAATAcgttaattaaaaatgaaatggcTGAACTTCAGCGGTATACACGTAAAGACAACTTGATTCTGTCTGGAGTTCCGGAATCGAAGAATGAATCTGTGTTCGAAGTGTTTGACCAAATATCTAATATTTTGGGGAGCTCGATGAAATCTAAGGACTGCTTGAGCATAGCTCATAGGATGCCTGGTAGGGTGCAGGGCGCAGTAAAACCCATCGTCTACAAGTTCATTAAGCGGCAGGACAAATTAGCATGGCTtaatgactttaaaaaaatggcTAGTAAAGATAAATCTGGTCCGGGTATCTCGACCAGTGTTGTGAACAAAAAGCTGCCAGCTGGGCGTATTGTGGCTCACGACCACCTGCCACCTTTCTTCCTGGAGCTCTTCAAAAAGGCCAAACAACAAGCCTCCACCAAGGGATACAAATTTGTCTGGATCAGGGACGGCAAGATATTGTTAAGGAAGGTCGAGGGAGGACAAGTGCTACATATTCGAGACGAGAAGGACTTGAGCAAGATA
This genomic interval carries:
- the LOC120353198 gene encoding uncharacterized protein LOC120353198, whose protein sequence is MAELQRYTRKDNLILSGVPESKNESVFEVFDQISNILGSSMKSKDCLSIAHRMPGRVQGAVKPIVYKFIKRQDKLAWLNDFKKMASKDKSGPGISTSVVNKKLPAGRIVAHDHLPPFFLELFKKAKQQASTKGYKFVWIRDGKILLRKVEGGQVLHIRDEKDLSKIT